Proteins encoded by one window of Archaeoglobus veneficus SNP6:
- a CDS encoding NADH-quinone oxidoreductase subunit 5 family protein: protein MIEYEIPLLFIAPVLCSLPIAFAWVYSPGAEWARRLPVLSVFGLFISLVIALHILFAFPEGRYTIYWLPEYNINFVFIFDYLSKYMGALTAFIAFLIGVYGLEYMKHDYRLGWYWFFFNMFTASMLLVVYSDNLMMLLIGWEGLGLASWGLIGHWFRDDDEIAYVGVVGRKVGPLNMYWPPSFGGWRAISTIRVGDMPMFFAIAAIYALTGNLDISQIHWAELFHRIGYAGTILLVICFLMGPFTKSAQLPFSEWLMTAMTGPTTVSALLHSATMVAAGTYLFMRLSWYMQPWNMHHVPGVETLYLFILFLGLCSALYGATVATGCLERKVLLAASTMSSLGLMFGCAAASFWVGKLALLVAFWYLITHAFAKATLFLVAGHLIHATHDRFCSGDLELAKKMKVAFAATIFATVTLAGIPPLTAYWVKSAMDEVLHHLVHEVGMLPLTMLILTSLVYAAFLAKFLSLNFIKGPKYHLHLHGEKLMPLAYATMVSMLAVLLYLILAGKEHVAAHFVEMGYVQSSFMVGLGVTATYAIALYKPRIQALSKLGTFLSDRMYLPFLNDYIVPKIGWAIAWLVGWGNAAIDWFCHVGIPTAFNNLSKSIRSIQVGYLRVYMKIALGFVMLAIVVSMIGWW from the coding sequence ATGATAGAGTACGAAATACCCCTCCTCTTCATTGCTCCCGTGCTGTGCAGCCTGCCGATAGCCTTCGCGTGGGTTTACAGCCCTGGGGCTGAATGGGCGAGAAGGCTGCCTGTGCTTTCAGTCTTCGGACTATTCATATCTCTCGTCATAGCCCTCCACATCCTGTTTGCGTTCCCTGAGGGGCGATATACCATATACTGGCTGCCCGAGTACAACATCAACTTCGTGTTTATCTTTGACTACCTGAGCAAGTATATGGGTGCTCTGACGGCATTCATAGCCTTCCTGATCGGCGTTTACGGCCTCGAGTACATGAAGCATGACTACAGACTCGGCTGGTACTGGTTCTTCTTCAACATGTTCACCGCTTCGATGCTCCTCGTTGTTTACAGCGACAACCTGATGATGCTCCTGATAGGATGGGAAGGCCTTGGCCTCGCATCCTGGGGTCTTATTGGTCACTGGTTCAGGGATGACGACGAGATTGCGTACGTTGGTGTTGTGGGCAGAAAGGTTGGACCATTAAACATGTACTGGCCGCCCAGCTTCGGCGGGTGGAGGGCCATTTCAACGATAAGAGTTGGGGACATGCCGATGTTCTTTGCCATAGCGGCAATTTATGCTCTCACAGGCAACCTTGACATCTCCCAGATTCACTGGGCGGAGTTGTTCCACAGAATTGGCTACGCGGGAACAATATTACTCGTTATATGCTTCCTGATGGGTCCATTCACGAAGTCCGCTCAGCTCCCCTTCAGTGAGTGGCTGATGACGGCCATGACTGGCCCAACTACAGTCAGCGCGTTGCTCCACTCGGCAACGATGGTTGCTGCTGGAACGTACCTCTTCATGAGGCTGAGCTGGTACATGCAGCCCTGGAACATGCACCATGTGCCGGGTGTTGAAACGCTCTACCTGTTCATACTCTTCCTCGGCCTCTGTTCAGCTCTCTATGGTGCAACAGTTGCTACAGGCTGCCTTGAGAGGAAAGTTCTGCTTGCAGCCTCGACAATGTCGAGTCTCGGCCTGATGTTTGGATGTGCCGCAGCGAGCTTCTGGGTTGGAAAGCTCGCATTACTCGTTGCATTCTGGTACCTGATAACGCACGCGTTCGCAAAGGCAACACTCTTCCTCGTTGCCGGCCACCTCATACATGCCACTCACGACAGGTTCTGCAGTGGAGATCTGGAGCTTGCAAAGAAGATGAAAGTGGCTTTTGCAGCAACGATATTCGCAACTGTAACGCTTGCAGGCATTCCACCGCTCACTGCCTACTGGGTCAAGTCCGCAATGGATGAGGTGCTGCATCACTTAGTCCATGAGGTGGGCATGCTGCCCTTAACCATGCTGATTCTGACATCACTCGTCTATGCGGCATTCCTTGCCAAGTTCCTCAGCCTGAACTTCATAAAAGGTCCGAAGTACCACCTGCACCTCCACGGCGAGAAGCTGATGCCTCTTGCTTACGCAACGATGGTTTCGATGCTGGCAGTACTGCTCTACCTGATTCTTGCGGGCAAGGAGCATGTTGCAGCCCACTTCGTTGAGATGGGTTATGTACAGTCGTCATTCATGGTTGGTCTGGGAGTTACGGCAACGTATGCGATAGCTCTCTACAAGCCGAGAATCCAGGCTCTCTCGAAGCTCGGAACCTTCCTGAGTGATAGGATGTATCTGCCATTCCTCAACGACTACATAGTGCCGAAGATCGGCTGGGCCATTGCATGGCTTGTAGGCTGGGGCAATGCAGCCATCGACTGGTTCTGTCATGTTGGAATTCCAACGGCATTCAACAACCTCTCCAAGAGCATAAGGTCGATCCAGGTCGGATATCTCAGGGTTTACATGAAGATAGCTCTCGGCTTTGTGATGCTGGCAATTGTGGTTTCGATGATAGGGTGGTGGTAA
- a CDS encoding complex I subunit 5 family protein, translating to MILEFLLIPLIAAFITPFFRPKAATGISTVAFLIPFGFTLYGLATNMVVEEKLIDIVKPIGTFYLLGDQIAFAFGLAVCIVSAMVALYSLPYMVHRFEEMNYDVEQEFRKYIFLYNLYAASMLWLVFSGNFILLYIFLEVSLLASFLLIYMYGYGNRRWVATLYFIWTHIAGMLALIGFLMTAFDNQSLAFNEIARIGFVAWLLIFLGMIIKLPGLGPHIWLPWAHAEAPTPVSALLSPLTVGLGAYVILRVYMIDPWFVKEYTVPIFIYGVVSSIYAGFAVFKQNDYKRLLAYSTVSQMGYCLIALCLGTYGIMGIIIQYISHAFGKAILFMTAGGIIALYHGLRDITKMGGMHEYVPTISNAALIGFMNLSGVLAVGMFGEFFILKGIVDTMGFNIPAIISVIVVFIISGLYSFYTLRRIYYGTPRGYEKARVPRLLDMPLYVIGVISVIFIFPPLAPLLLNALKVGLGGVVP from the coding sequence ATGATTCTCGAGTTTTTGCTGATCCCCCTGATTGCAGCGTTTATAACGCCCTTCTTCAGGCCAAAGGCAGCAACGGGTATTTCGACCGTCGCATTTCTGATACCCTTTGGATTTACTCTCTACGGCCTGGCAACGAACATGGTAGTTGAGGAAAAGCTCATTGACATCGTGAAACCCATAGGAACGTTCTACCTGCTCGGTGATCAGATAGCCTTTGCCTTCGGACTTGCAGTGTGCATCGTTTCTGCGATGGTTGCCCTCTATTCTCTTCCATACATGGTTCACAGATTCGAGGAGATGAACTACGACGTGGAGCAGGAGTTCAGGAAGTACATTTTCCTATACAACCTCTATGCGGCATCGATGCTGTGGCTCGTTTTCAGCGGTAACTTCATTCTGCTGTACATATTCCTTGAAGTTTCCCTCCTTGCGTCGTTCCTTCTCATCTACATGTACGGTTACGGCAACAGGCGGTGGGTGGCAACCCTGTACTTCATCTGGACACACATAGCCGGTATGCTTGCGCTCATAGGCTTCCTGATGACAGCCTTCGATAACCAGAGCCTTGCTTTCAACGAAATTGCGAGGATCGGCTTTGTGGCGTGGCTTCTGATATTCCTCGGAATGATAATCAAGCTTCCCGGCCTGGGTCCGCACATATGGCTTCCGTGGGCTCATGCTGAAGCTCCAACACCTGTTAGTGCCCTCCTGAGCCCGCTCACAGTCGGCCTTGGAGCGTATGTCATTCTGAGGGTCTACATGATAGACCCGTGGTTCGTTAAGGAATATACGGTTCCAATATTCATTTACGGTGTTGTCTCGAGCATATACGCGGGCTTTGCGGTATTCAAGCAGAACGACTACAAGCGTTTGCTCGCGTATTCTACAGTTTCGCAGATGGGGTACTGCCTGATTGCCCTCTGCCTGGGAACGTACGGGATCATGGGAATCATAATCCAGTACATATCGCACGCGTTCGGAAAGGCAATCCTCTTCATGACCGCAGGTGGAATTATCGCTCTCTACCATGGCCTGAGAGACATAACGAAGATGGGAGGCATGCACGAATATGTGCCAACAATAAGCAACGCTGCGCTGATAGGCTTCATGAACCTGAGTGGTGTACTTGCGGTCGGCATGTTCGGCGAGTTCTTCATTCTGAAGGGAATCGTGGACACCATGGGCTTCAACATTCCTGCGATAATTTCAGTGATAGTGGTCTTCATAATATCCGGTCTTTACAGCTTCTATACCCTCAGGAGGATTTACTACGGCACTCCGAGAGGGTACGAGAAGGCAAGGGTACCAAGGCTGCTTGACATGCCCCTTTACGTTATCGGTGTGATTTCAGTGATATTCATCTTCCCGCCGCTTGCACCGCTGCTCCTGAACGCGCTTAAAGTTGGCCTGGGAGGTGTGGTTCCATGA
- the pdxS gene encoding pyridoxal 5'-phosphate synthase lyase subunit PdxS, which produces MELEKLRFGTELIKRGFAKMQKGGVIMDVTNAEQAGIAEDAGAVAVMALHKVPADIRQAGGVARMADPKIIQEIMDAVTIPVMAKVRIGHVAEARALEALGVDMIDESEVLTPADVFFHIDKRKFVVPFVCGARSLGEAARRIWEGAAMIRTKGEAGTGNVVEAVKHMRLINRAIAELQQMEEARVFSVAEKYAQAYCRLASSVREEMGLCEISKNDVVYEECTLGEIVDGIYKVLLEIRELGRLPVVNFAAGGVATPADAAFMMQLGADGVFVGSGIFKSSNPPEYAKAIVEAVQHYDEPEVVAEISKGLGEAMKGLDVFQLSEEERLQYRGL; this is translated from the coding sequence ATGGAACTTGAAAAGCTCAGATTCGGAACGGAGCTCATAAAGAGAGGATTTGCAAAGATGCAGAAGGGCGGAGTTATAATGGATGTCACGAATGCAGAGCAGGCAGGAATTGCTGAAGATGCGGGAGCAGTTGCGGTCATGGCCCTCCACAAGGTTCCGGCCGATATAAGGCAGGCCGGCGGAGTTGCAAGGATGGCTGACCCCAAGATAATTCAGGAGATAATGGATGCCGTAACGATTCCCGTCATGGCCAAGGTCAGAATCGGACATGTTGCTGAAGCAAGGGCACTCGAAGCTCTGGGAGTTGACATGATAGACGAGAGTGAAGTTCTCACGCCAGCAGACGTTTTCTTCCATATAGACAAGCGCAAGTTCGTCGTACCTTTTGTTTGCGGTGCAAGAAGCCTTGGCGAGGCAGCGAGGAGAATATGGGAAGGGGCAGCAATGATCAGAACCAAGGGCGAGGCTGGAACAGGCAATGTTGTCGAGGCGGTCAAACACATGAGACTGATTAACAGGGCGATAGCAGAACTTCAGCAGATGGAGGAGGCAAGGGTGTTCAGTGTTGCGGAAAAGTATGCTCAGGCATACTGCAGGCTTGCGAGCAGCGTTAGGGAAGAGATGGGATTGTGTGAGATTAGCAAGAACGACGTGGTTTATGAAGAATGCACTCTCGGCGAGATCGTTGATGGTATATATAAGGTTCTGCTCGAGATTAGAGAGCTGGGCAGGCTGCCAGTAGTTAATTTCGCCGCTGGTGGCGTTGCGACGCCAGCAGACGCGGCATTCATGATGCAACTTGGGGCTGATGGCGTGTTCGTTGGCTCGGGCATATTCAAGTCGTCCAACCCTCCAGAATATGCAAAGGCGATTGTTGAAGCTGTGCAGCACTACGATGAGCCGGAAGTTGTTGCAGAGATTTCAAAGGGATTAGGCGAAGCGATGAAGGGACTCGATGTTTTCCAGCTCAGCGAGGAAGAAAGGTTGCAGTACAGAGGCCTATGA
- the htpX gene encoding zinc metalloprotease HtpX — protein MAWIRDTGLTIRMFATMALLALVYLAFLSILYAYGIDITFIALFAGFFLFMQYYYSDKLVLLASGARIVSESEAPELYAMVRRLAMNAGLPMPRVAIVDSPVPNAFATGRNPKNAVVAVTTGLLRTLNREELEAVLGHELSHIKNRDVMVLTIASFISTIAWFIMRWAMFMGMWGGYSDRRENNLAPLAIFAVSAIVWFVSFLLIRALSRYREFAADAGSALLTRNPKALISALLKISGRMDRLSPNTKKEVEGLNAFFIIPAISGESLLSLFSTHPPIEKRIERLEKLSREFGLY, from the coding sequence ATGGCGTGGATAAGGGATACTGGCCTGACCATCAGAATGTTCGCAACCATGGCGCTACTTGCCCTCGTCTATCTTGCATTTCTCAGCATACTCTATGCCTACGGAATCGACATAACGTTCATAGCACTCTTTGCAGGCTTTTTCCTCTTCATGCAGTACTACTACTCCGATAAGCTCGTACTCCTTGCAAGTGGAGCAAGAATTGTGAGCGAAAGCGAGGCCCCAGAACTGTATGCGATGGTTCGCAGGCTTGCAATGAACGCAGGCTTGCCCATGCCAAGGGTTGCAATTGTCGATTCACCTGTCCCCAACGCGTTCGCAACTGGTAGAAACCCGAAGAATGCTGTCGTTGCCGTCACTACTGGCCTGCTGCGAACTCTCAACCGGGAAGAGCTCGAAGCTGTGCTCGGCCACGAATTGAGCCACATAAAGAACCGCGATGTAATGGTTTTAACGATTGCAAGCTTCATATCCACGATAGCCTGGTTCATAATGCGCTGGGCGATGTTCATGGGAATGTGGGGTGGATACAGCGATAGAAGGGAGAACAACCTTGCACCGCTCGCCATATTCGCGGTCTCGGCAATAGTCTGGTTCGTGAGCTTTCTGCTCATTAGAGCATTGAGCCGCTACCGTGAGTTTGCGGCCGATGCAGGCAGTGCATTGCTTACGAGAAATCCAAAAGCGTTAATCTCTGCTTTGCTGAAAATCAGCGGCAGGATGGACAGGTTAAGTCCAAACACCAAGAAGGAAGTTGAGGGACTCAATGCGTTCTTCATAATTCCTGCGATAAGCGGAGAGAGCTTGCTCTCCCTATTCTCAACACATCCACCAATAGAGAAGCGCATAGAAAGGCTGGAGAAACTTTCGAGAGAGTTCGGTCTTTATTAG
- a CDS encoding NADH-quinone oxidoreductase subunit N, whose amino-acid sequence MEPIIIASILLLTVGAAVSLKSVKGSILACVAALAMTLLTPSIDVFLYALFVVVIALLNISSLTVRQNQITGVDYSLVALIAVATVYIAYTNNPAFILAAFVLASVPTYVLIMVGDRANVNVAIKYITFMVLATVLFLIGALLLVYTSYYPNETLYVLGFVMLILGLGMEVGCAPMHEWVPDVFAAADPLPLSVIASITKIVPFVAAYKILLLTASPLFSQLAIFIAFVAVISMFTGNIGALTAKETSRILAYSTVANMGYVLATLVVLSNSTYLYLAFAGALMQLIVNAAGKASLFTSIKVNGASTPLMYLIALSFIGLPPLMGFWSKFFILTSLVGAGFVWLAFLLVVNSAISIPYYLRVAKNLAVPTFPGRVTTIALVASVIMLITVVPPNWFVEMASTLIGGV is encoded by the coding sequence ATGGAGCCCATAATAATCGCATCCATACTCCTGCTGACAGTTGGAGCAGCCGTGTCGTTGAAGAGCGTAAAAGGGTCGATACTCGCCTGTGTTGCAGCCCTTGCAATGACGCTGCTGACACCGAGCATAGATGTGTTTCTCTATGCTCTCTTCGTCGTGGTGATAGCGCTGCTGAACATATCAAGTCTGACAGTCAGACAGAACCAGATAACAGGAGTTGATTACTCGCTGGTTGCACTGATAGCTGTGGCGACGGTTTACATCGCGTACACGAACAATCCGGCGTTTATACTTGCAGCATTCGTCCTGGCGTCGGTTCCAACGTATGTGCTCATTATGGTTGGAGATAGGGCCAACGTGAACGTTGCAATCAAGTACATCACGTTCATGGTTCTCGCGACTGTGCTCTTTCTTATTGGAGCTCTGCTCCTCGTTTATACGAGCTACTATCCGAACGAAACACTTTACGTCCTCGGCTTCGTAATGCTGATCCTTGGCCTCGGAATGGAGGTTGGCTGCGCTCCCATGCACGAGTGGGTTCCTGACGTTTTCGCTGCAGCGGACCCACTGCCCCTTTCAGTCATAGCATCCATAACGAAGATAGTTCCATTCGTCGCAGCATACAAGATACTGCTTCTGACTGCAAGCCCGCTCTTCTCACAACTTGCAATCTTCATAGCATTTGTGGCGGTAATCTCGATGTTCACCGGAAACATAGGTGCACTAACTGCGAAGGAAACGAGCAGGATTCTTGCGTACTCGACCGTTGCAAACATGGGTTATGTTCTTGCAACTCTCGTCGTGCTATCCAACTCTACCTACCTCTACCTTGCCTTTGCCGGAGCGTTGATGCAGCTCATCGTTAACGCTGCTGGTAAGGCTTCGCTGTTCACATCTATAAAGGTCAACGGAGCATCTACGCCCCTGATGTACCTCATAGCCCTGTCATTCATAGGCCTGCCGCCCCTGATGGGCTTCTGGTCGAAGTTCTTCATCCTGACGTCTCTCGTCGGGGCAGGCTTCGTCTGGCTCGCGTTCCTGCTCGTGGTTAATTCGGCAATATCGATACCTTACTACCTCAGGGTTGCGAAGAACCTCGCAGTTCCGACATTTCCTGGCAGGGTTACAACGATAGCACTCGTTGCAAGCGTAATAATGCTCATAACGGTCGTACCGCCGAACTGGTTTGTTGAAATGGCGAGCACACTTATAGGAGGTGTCTGA
- the ndhC gene encoding NADH-quinone oxidoreductase subunit A, which produces MTGIMDNIVIVGILIGLCIFIDAVIVLLAKTLTPKKPTPVKTQRFESGNMPIGIPKYVLPMQYVGFLILFLGCEPVVVLLLILAPLRTAIPLILLTLLMLIPAIAYSYRLACEAAYGGECA; this is translated from the coding sequence TTGACAGGCATTATGGATAACATAGTCATTGTTGGAATCCTGATCGGCCTCTGCATATTCATCGATGCCGTGATTGTCTTGCTTGCCAAGACTCTGACTCCCAAGAAGCCAACACCTGTAAAGACGCAGCGCTTCGAGTCCGGTAACATGCCCATCGGTATACCAAAGTACGTGCTGCCCATGCAGTACGTTGGTTTCCTGATCCTGTTCCTTGGATGCGAGCCTGTAGTAGTTCTTCTGCTGATTCTTGCCCCCCTCAGAACGGCGATTCCGCTCATACTCCTTACGCTGCTGATGCTAATTCCGGCCATTGCGTACTCCTACCGGCTTGCATGCGAGGCTGCCTACGGGGGTGAATGTGCATGA
- a CDS encoding sn-glycerol-1-phosphate dehydrogenase codes for MPRLMIAELPLIVEISEKARKIVGEVLESLGISAAVLLTGHKSYELVGAKIEERIGDKILNRFFIERPSMGEVRRIEMSLSYSDVDCVIGIGGGKVLDVAKVLASEMNVTLVNLPTVASHDGIASPLASFKENGKPVSISTKPPTAVLADLVILRHSPIRLLRSGFGDLVSNVTAVKDWKLAKEKKGDAFNEVAASMAVMPANLLLNSDRLDLRGSDVEMLVRGLILSGVAIAIAGSSRPASGAEHKFSHALDYLGYGNGTHGEQVGIGTIIMEYLHEKHYGIGDWERVKQALEKIQAPTTAKEIGLTREQVIEALMYAKRIRRKRYTILEDVNPTKDELEVVLNKTGVA; via the coding sequence ATGCCAAGACTTATGATTGCTGAACTCCCGCTCATCGTTGAAATCAGCGAGAAAGCGAGGAAAATCGTGGGCGAAGTTCTCGAAAGTCTGGGGATTTCGGCTGCCGTTTTGCTGACTGGCCACAAGAGCTACGAACTCGTAGGAGCGAAAATAGAGGAGAGGATTGGTGATAAGATCCTCAACCGCTTCTTCATCGAGAGACCAAGTATGGGGGAGGTGAGGCGAATTGAGATGAGCCTCAGCTACAGCGATGTTGACTGTGTTATCGGCATTGGGGGAGGAAAGGTTCTCGACGTTGCGAAGGTTCTCGCTTCTGAGATGAACGTAACCCTCGTTAACCTGCCGACAGTTGCATCCCACGACGGGATAGCTTCCCCGCTTGCGAGCTTCAAGGAGAACGGAAAGCCTGTCTCGATATCGACGAAGCCTCCAACTGCGGTGCTTGCAGACCTCGTAATTCTCAGGCACAGCCCCATCCGATTACTCCGTTCGGGTTTTGGTGACCTTGTTTCAAACGTAACGGCTGTTAAGGACTGGAAGCTCGCAAAGGAGAAGAAGGGGGATGCGTTCAATGAGGTGGCTGCGAGCATGGCTGTCATGCCCGCAAATTTACTGCTGAACAGTGACAGGCTCGATCTAAGGGGGAGCGACGTGGAGATGCTCGTAAGGGGGCTTATACTCAGTGGAGTTGCAATAGCAATTGCGGGAAGCAGCAGGCCAGCAAGCGGGGCAGAGCACAAGTTCAGTCACGCTCTGGACTACTTAGGATATGGAAACGGGACGCACGGCGAACAGGTGGGAATCGGGACGATAATCATGGAGTACCTTCACGAGAAGCACTATGGAATTGGTGACTGGGAGAGGGTCAAGCAGGCTCTTGAGAAGATTCAGGCTCCCACAACTGCAAAGGAGATAGGCCTGACGAGAGAGCAGGTAATAGAAGCACTGATGTACGCTAAAAGAATAAGGAGGAAGAGGTACACGATTCTCGAAGACGTGAACCCCACAAAGGATGAACTTGAGGTGGTTTTGAACAAGACCGGTGTGGCGTGA
- a CDS encoding YkgJ family cysteine cluster protein translates to MNFEPDTALFARVNLGDSFANVPLVCRKCGMCCEKLSHVIYDPLNGEIIVENIEEIKEFLGIRYHEVLEELESQIKGVNAVMVNPCPFLQDGRCTVYPARPASCRPFPLFGDQGIGCPALKRFEELLKALGCKEAERTCIPLGRVKKGKPDRNFVEKFLNVADSEEIELFLALNHVEVENFQGIRNSKE, encoded by the coding sequence GTGAACTTCGAACCTGACACAGCACTGTTTGCGAGGGTTAACCTTGGAGACAGTTTTGCTAACGTCCCCCTCGTATGCCGGAAATGCGGGATGTGCTGCGAAAAGCTCAGCCACGTTATATACGATCCGCTGAATGGTGAAATCATTGTTGAAAACATCGAGGAGATCAAAGAATTTCTTGGCATTCGCTACCACGAAGTTCTTGAGGAACTCGAAAGTCAAATCAAAGGCGTTAACGCTGTGATGGTCAATCCCTGTCCCTTCCTGCAGGATGGGAGGTGTACTGTTTACCCTGCCCGCCCGGCATCCTGCAGACCCTTCCCGCTCTTCGGCGATCAGGGAATAGGATGTCCTGCCCTTAAAAGATTCGAGGAACTTTTGAAAGCCTTGGGATGCAAAGAGGCTGAAAGAACGTGTATTCCTCTTGGTCGTGTTAAGAAGGGAAAGCCAGACAGAAATTTCGTTGAAAAGTTTTTGAACGTTGCGGACAGCGAGGAAATCGAACTCTTCCTTGCCCTGAACCACGTGGAGGTTGAAAACTTTCAGGGGATACGGAATAGTAAGGAATAA
- a CDS encoding NADH-quinone oxidoreductase subunit K, whose product MIAIVLIASAAILLIGYLMAMSSRDLVRLLISLELMFGAVFLALFPLFSIPELSTIAFGIAVLTIFTSGGELMILIASMIVFDRQLRSISTDEVTAGGDRI is encoded by the coding sequence ATGATAGCGATAGTCCTCATAGCCTCTGCTGCAATTCTGCTGATTGGCTACCTTATGGCCATGTCGAGCAGAGACCTTGTTAGACTGCTCATTTCCCTCGAGCTCATGTTTGGAGCGGTTTTTCTTGCGCTGTTTCCCCTCTTCTCGATACCTGAGCTTTCGACGATTGCTTTTGGAATAGCCGTCCTGACGATCTTCACGAGCGGTGGAGAGCTCATGATTCTCATAGCATCCATGATCGTCTTTGACAGGCAGTTGAGGAGCATTTCGACGGATGAGGTTACAGCTGGAGGTGACAGAATATGA
- a CDS encoding 3-isopropylmalate dehydratase large subunit produces MGKTIAEKIFSEKSGSDAYAGDIVVARIDQIALQDGTAPLAIRSIMEMGLEVRAADRTHFFVDHAAPSPRKELSNDQKFIREFAEKVGADFNPPGEGIIHQLMVERFIKPGDLAVGADSHTCTYGALGAFATGMGSTDIAVAVVLGKNWFRVPETFRIEINGRMPKGVYPKDLILTVIGKLGADGATYKALEFHGETIDGMYMDGRLTMANMAIECGAKAGLFKSDDITKAYLAEMGRENSFREIKPDEDAEYEKEIHMDADIEPVVAKPHNVDNIASISEVEGVNVDQVFVGTCTNGRLSDIEIVARMLKGRKVKKGLRLIVAPASRSIYLKALEKGYLKTIVEAGGLIAPPGCACCVGIHMGILADNEVCVSTQNRNFKGRMGNPNAEIYLASPATAAATAIKGEIADPREFL; encoded by the coding sequence ATGGGCAAAACCATTGCAGAGAAGATATTCAGCGAGAAAAGTGGCAGCGATGCTTACGCTGGCGATATTGTTGTTGCAAGGATTGATCAGATTGCTCTACAGGATGGTACAGCTCCGCTTGCGATCAGGAGCATTATGGAGATGGGACTCGAAGTCAGAGCAGCGGACAGAACGCACTTTTTCGTTGATCATGCAGCTCCCTCGCCGAGAAAAGAGCTCAGCAACGACCAGAAGTTCATAAGGGAGTTTGCAGAGAAAGTTGGAGCTGATTTCAATCCTCCAGGCGAGGGTATAATTCACCAGCTCATGGTTGAGAGGTTCATCAAACCGGGCGATTTGGCTGTTGGAGCTGACAGTCACACATGCACCTATGGCGCACTTGGAGCTTTCGCTACGGGCATGGGTTCAACGGATATAGCCGTTGCCGTTGTTCTGGGCAAAAACTGGTTCAGAGTGCCTGAAACCTTCAGAATCGAGATAAATGGCAGGATGCCCAAGGGCGTTTACCCGAAAGATCTCATTCTGACTGTTATAGGCAAGCTTGGGGCTGATGGGGCAACGTACAAAGCGCTGGAATTCCACGGCGAGACAATTGATGGTATGTACATGGATGGCAGACTCACGATGGCCAACATGGCGATAGAGTGTGGAGCAAAGGCCGGGCTTTTCAAGTCGGATGATATAACAAAAGCCTACCTTGCAGAAATGGGGAGAGAAAACTCTTTCAGAGAAATAAAGCCCGATGAAGACGCAGAATATGAGAAGGAAATACACATGGATGCGGATATAGAGCCGGTGGTTGCCAAACCACACAACGTTGACAACATCGCTTCGATTTCCGAAGTTGAAGGGGTTAATGTCGACCAGGTTTTTGTCGGCACATGCACCAACGGCAGGCTTTCCGATATAGAGATAGTTGCAAGGATGCTGAAGGGCAGGAAAGTAAAGAAGGGCTTAAGGCTGATAGTCGCTCCGGCGAGCAGAAGCATATACCTGAAGGCCCTCGAAAAGGGCTATCTAAAAACTATCGTCGAGGCTGGCGGGCTGATCGCTCCTCCAGGCTGTGCATGCTGCGTCGGAATACACATGGGAATACTTGCAGATAACGAGGTCTGCGTTTCAACGCAGAACAGGAACTTCAAGGGCAGAATGGGGAACCCCAACGCAGAGATATACCTCGCCTCTCCCGCTACCGCTGCCGCTACAGCGATAAAGGGAGAAATCGCCGATCCGAGAGAGTTTCTATAA